The sequence ATTTCAACTAAATCAGTATCTGTGATAGAACCTATAATCAGTTCTGCTTCAGGATTCACATTCTCTTTACTGCCTCCCGAAAGATCATCAAGTACTACAACCCTGTGGTTTTGATTTATTAAATGCTTAACAACATGCGAGCCAATAAAACCCGCTCCGCCGGTTACCAGTGAGCATATCTTCATTTGGCAAACCTACAAAAATATGGCGTCATTAAGAATCCTTATTTTCCGGAATCTGTTCCATAGCTTTTTCGGCAATCGCTGTAATAGAAAGAGAAGGATTTACTCCCGGATTGGCCGATATCATCGATCCATCAATCACATACATGTTGTTGTAGCCAAAAACCTCGTTGTTTTTATTGATAACTCCCGTTGTTGGTGAGTCTCCCATAACTGCTCCACCCAATATATGCGCTGTAGATGGAATTCCGGCAAGTGTTTCCAGAGCAAACGAAGTAGCCTTGCCCTTTGTTATTTTGCTGTATTTTTCGGTTAAAGCAATCGATTCCGGAATATAAGCACTTGGTTTTGTTCCACTGCTGACTGACGATGTCATCATTCCGAAGATATTCTTTTTGAATTTTAGAGTACTGTCTACAGTTTGCATAAATAACAGAACAACGGTACTTTTTGACCATGAATTTACAAGGTAAATTTTAAAATATGAAAGGGGCGATTTTATTATTACCCCAAACATTTTAATTAATCTGATGATGGCGTTTTTACCTGTAGAGTAGGGCATGTGGAATATTCTCCAAAAGGATGAACCTTCCGAATAGCGGACTATTTCTAAGTGACTGTTATCGTCGGTATGTAATAAACTTCCTATAGCAATTCCTTTTGAAACATCTTTCGACTGGTCGAGCGTAGAAACGCTTACCAGAGTTTCGTTATTTGTTCTTATATCATCTCCAAGTTTGTCCGAAAGAAAGGGCAATGATTTAGACTTAATTTTCAAAAGAAGCTTAACTGTTCCAAGCACTCCTCCCGAGAAAATTATTCCCTTCGAAGTGATGTTTTTCTTTTTCTTAAAGAACTTTGTGCTTGATTTAGTGGACACTTTATAACCCTTGGTTCCATCTTTTTCATCCAATGGTACAACATCGTAAACTTCGTTCTCTGCAATTATTTCGGCACCTGATTTCTGCGCGAGATAGAGATAGTTTTTATCAAGTGAGTTTTTGGCATTATGCCTGCAACCGGTCATGCATCCTCCGCAAAAAGTACATCCTGCTCTGTCAGGTCCTTTTCCTTCGAAATACGGATCTGCAACTTCTATACCTTCTTCACCGAAGAAAACCGATACTTCAGGATGTTCGAATTTGTCTTCCCGCCCAATTTCGCGTGCAAGTTCTTTTAGGATATTATCACCGTCAAATAATTTGGGGTTTCTGGCAGCACCCAGCATTTTTAGTGCTTTTTGGTAAAAAGGTTTTAATTCTGTTTGCCAGTCATTGAGATCTTTCCAGCTTCCAGATTTGAAAAAATCGGACTTTGGAACAGGCAGTGTGTTGGCATACACCAACGATCCTCCACCAACGCCGGTTCCCGATATTACAACTATATGACGGAAGATGCTAAGTTTCATTATACCAAAAAAACTGGCAAAGGGCATCCATAACCACTTTCTAAGGTTCCAGTTTGTTTTTGCAAAATCTTTAGATTTGTACCACTTTCCTTTCTCAATCACCAATACTTTGTATCCTTTTTCCGAAAGTCTTAAGGCACTTACCGACCCGCCAAAGCCACTGCCTATTATTATGTAGTCGTAATCGTATTTCATATTAAGAATGAGGGATTATTAAGTAGTCACTTGTGTAAACATAGTTAATTTTAATAATCTGTAGTATATTACTCTTTGTTTTTCCTAAAAAAATAGGAAAGGAGTAAACTATTAATATGGTTTAGTTAGGCTAACAACTATTATTTACACGATTTTGTAAATCAAATTTACAGCCATTGCAAGGAGGATAACTGCTAAAAGTCTTCTTACTGAGTTTGGATCCAGACGTTTATGCATAAAAGAAGTACCCAGAGTAGCTCCTATAATTCCGGCAGATGTTACAATTAAAATTAATTTCCAGTCGATGTTACCAAGTAACCAGTAGGTTACAAATGCCGAAAAAGAAGAGAAAGGAATAACAAAGGCGGTAATAACGGTTGTTTTTTTGGGGTTAAATCCAAGCATAAGCATAGCCGGTGAAATAACTCCGCCACCTCCGATACCCAAAAGCCCGGACATTAGTCCTGCCACTGAGCCGATTATTGATAGTTTTAAATATGGGATGTTTTTTCGGTCAATTTCCTCGTATTCATCTCTTTTAAAGAAAATAAACATAAGTCCCGAAAACACGAGAAAAAGAACAAAGAGGATAAGAATAACCATAGTTGGTATAAACTGACTTGCATAAGCACCGACAACAGCAAATAAAAAAGAGAATACTATTAGAGGTATGCCGATTTTATAATCCAGTCTTCCGTTTTTTATATTCGAAATACTGGCACTTATCATGCTAATTGTATTGTTGAACAAACCGGTCGGTTTTGCAATGTTTAGAGGAACTCCGAGCGATACAAGTATGGGAACCATAACAGAAGCTGTGCCAACACCTCCCATGGCGAATATAAATGAGGCAATTAATGAGATTGCGAATATCAGGTAGTCCATATCGGAAAATAGATTGTTTTGTTGGTATGCGAATTTATAGATAATTTTTTAGATGTAGTTACAATGTAGTAATCAAGATTATGGAGCTGCCTTGCCGTCCTTCAGAGATAGCTGCTCCGTGACTTTTTTTTTGTGTATTTTAAGCTGATATTTACTTGATTATGCAGTGTTATTTCGTTAAATTTATTTAAGATTAATTACAAAATAAAAAGCTATGTATAAGATACGAGATTACTTCAGCAATAAGGTTATGTCACTTACTCATGATGGAGAAAAAGAGGCTTTTTCTGTTGGGATTGTAGCACCTGGAGAGTATGGTTTTGGTGCAATAGCAAAGGAACATTATAGGGTTACTTCAGGAGAAATTTCTTTTTGGGAAGAAGATGGCAAACAGTGGAAAGTATGTAGAGAAGGAGAGGAGTTTAAAGTTGTAGAGCACAAAGATTTTAAAATTAAAGCAGATAAAGTAAGTTCTTATATTTGTTTTTATTGATTAGCATTTATCTCATATAGCCGCGGTGTCGCTATCTCCATAATTATGATAGCGACACCGTGACTTATAGCGAGTCAGTTTTACCTTTCTTCGTCCGACCAAACAGCAAGTTCATTTCCCGAAGGGTCTTTGAAATGAAATCTGTTCCCGCCGGGAAAAGAGAAGATCTCTTTTGAAATTTTTCCGCCGAACTCAATAACCCTGTCTTTAGTCTTGTCAAGATTGTTATTGTATAAAACTACAAGTGCTCCATTGCAGATTTCTTTATCTGTTTGTTCAAAACCTCCGTAAACACCGCTTTCAGAGAATGATGCGTAGGT is a genomic window of Bacteroidota bacterium containing:
- a CDS encoding GMC family oxidoreductase translates to MKYDYDYIIIGSGFGGSVSALRLSEKGYKVLVIEKGKWYKSKDFAKTNWNLRKWLWMPFASFFGIMKLSIFRHIVVISGTGVGGGSLVYANTLPVPKSDFFKSGSWKDLNDWQTELKPFYQKALKMLGAARNPKLFDGDNILKELAREIGREDKFEHPEVSVFFGEEGIEVADPYFEGKGPDRAGCTFCGGCMTGCRHNAKNSLDKNYLYLAQKSGAEIIAENEVYDVVPLDEKDGTKGYKVSTKSSTKFFKKKKNITSKGIIFSGGVLGTVKLLLKIKSKSLPFLSDKLGDDIRTNNETLVSVSTLDQSKDVSKGIAIGSLLHTDDNSHLEIVRYSEGSSFWRIFHMPYSTGKNAIIRLIKMFGVIIKSPLSYFKIYLVNSWSKSTVVLLFMQTVDSTLKFKKNIFGMMTSSVSSGTKPSAYIPESIALTEKYSKITKGKATSFALETLAGIPSTAHILGGAVMGDSPTTGVINKNNEVFGYNNMYVIDGSMISANPGVNPSLSITAIAEKAMEQIPENKDS
- a CDS encoding pyrimidine/purine nucleoside phosphorylase produces the protein MYKIRDYFSNKVMSLTHDGEKEAFSVGIVAPGEYGFGAIAKEHYRVTSGEISFWEEDGKQWKVCREGEEFKVVEHKDFKIKADKVSSYICFY
- a CDS encoding VOC family protein; translated protein: MENNQISYIEFKTNDLEKSKEFYRNTFNWSFKDYGPTYASFSESGVYGGFEQTDKEICNGALVVLYNNNLDKTKDRVIEFGGKISKEIFSFPGGNRFHFKDPSGNELAVWSDEER
- a CDS encoding sulfite exporter TauE/SafE family protein, translating into MDYLIFAISLIASFIFAMGGVGTASVMVPILVSLGVPLNIAKPTGLFNNTISMISASISNIKNGRLDYKIGIPLIVFSFLFAVVGAYASQFIPTMVILILFVLFLVFSGLMFIFFKRDEYEEIDRKNIPYLKLSIIGSVAGLMSGLLGIGGGGVISPAMLMLGFNPKKTTVITAFVIPFSSFSAFVTYWLLGNIDWKLILIVTSAGIIGATLGTSFMHKRLDPNSVRRLLAVILLAMAVNLIYKIV